DNA sequence from the Candidatus Peregrinibacteria bacterium genome:
AAATATGAAGAAACTTATCTGGCAGCATATGGCAAGGAGCCACAAGCATACTCAAAAGAATCATACGATGCGGCGCGATTACTCGCACAAGCAATCAAAACGGTTGGTACTGATTCAGCTGGTATCAGAGATTATCTATATGCAGTTCAAGGTTACCAAGGCGCTTCTGGAACTATTTCATTTGATGCAAAAGGTGAAATGACAGAAAAAGAAGTTGGACTTTATACTTTCAGAGACAATAAATTAGTAGATTACGTTAAGTAAAAATACGCAAGGTAAAACAAATCAAAATTTAAGAATGCTAGACATACTCCCACAATTAATCATGAATGGATTAATCGCAGGTGCGATTTATTCCCTCGCTTCGCTCGGCCTAAATCTAATATTCGGAGTACTGGGATTTGTAAATTTTGCATATGGAGACATGATTATGGTTGGATCATATTTATTTTTCGTATTTTTGGTTATGTTAAAGATGCCGTTAGTGGTCTCCGCCCTACTCGCAACAATAAGCTTAATCATAATCGCATTTATCATCGAAAAAATAACATTTAGACCCGTAAGAGATAAAAATCCTATATCCGCACTAATCATATCTGTTGGTGTTGGATTTGCACTTAGATCAATAATAGAAATGATTTTTAAAGGAAATATGCGAATATATACAGACCAAGTACATGAAGGACGCGGCCTAATGCACGGACTTATACGAGTAACAGACAACCAAATTATGATAATAGTAACCAGCATCATCTGTATGATTGGGCTTTTTGTATTTTTAAAGAAGACAAAAACAGGCAAGGCAATCCGCGCTGTATCTGACTCAAGGCAAGTATCTGAAATTTTAGGAATAAATATAAATAAACATATACTCATAGTATTTGCGCTAAGCGCAATTCTTGCATGCGTCGCCGGTATTTTGCTCGGATATGAAAATTATCTCCAACCGACAAGAGGAGTTTCTATAGGTATTAAGGCGTTTTCTGCAATCATACTTGGTGGAGTTGGAAGTCTACCCGGCGGACTCATCGGAGGATTTACTATAGGGCTCGCTGAAAACATATTACCGGGCCTCGGCCTCGTCAGCACCGGATACAAAGACTCAATTGCATTTTTTATATTAATAATCGTAATGCTCGTCAAGCCACGCGGTATTTTTGGCATCAGCAAGTCTGAGGACACTCGTAAAGAATAAACTATGAATTACTATCTCACAGTCATAACGTTTGCAACGATATTCACAATACTTTCACAGAGTTATAATCTGATATTGGGATATGCTGGGCAATTCCACCTAGGGCACGTTGCATTTTTTGGAATCGGAGCTTATACATTTGGAATTCTAACTGTAAAAGCCGGATTTCCAATAATTCCTGCTATGGTAGCAGCAGGATTAATAGCTGGGATTTTTGGGGTATTTTTAGGGAAAATAAGCTTACCATTCAAAAGCCACTATCTGGTTATAGTGACTTATGGCTTCAATGAAATAATCAAATCAATCGAATTAAACTGGTCTGAACTTACAAATGGCGCACTCGGAATACTTGGAGTTCCACGCCCGGAAATTTTCGGATATACGCTCAACGATTCATTAAGTTTTTTACTATTTGTAATATTAGTGGCAGCTTTGTGCCATTACATAATCTATAGAATAATAAAATCTCCATATGGACTACTACTCGAAGCTGTGAGAGAAGATGAAATCGCAACAGAAACAATTGGAAGAAACACTGTGCGCACAAAAATTGAAGCGATGACAGTCTCGGCAATCTTCGCCGGCGTAGCCGGTGCTTTGTTTGCAATGCAACTCTCAATCGTAGTACCGGAAGATTACGGTCTAAATACAGTGATCTTTGTACTTCTCATGCTCCTACTCGGAGGCCGCGGGTCCTTCTGGGGTGGCGGAATCATAGGACCTTTTCTACTCTATATGATATTTGAGCCACTAAGATTCCTAAATTTACCGGAATCAATACTCGGCTCACTTAGAATGCTTATATATGCAATATTATTTATATCTATCATGTTATATCGTCCACAAGGGATACTCGGACGAAAAGCAATTCACTTAAAATGTATAAAAGAGGATCGGACTTAACCTTCAACATATGCACGCACTTGAAATAAACAATTTAAATAAACACTTCGGCGGATTAAAAGCCGTAGATGATTGCACCTTCAAAGTTGAACCAAACACTATAGTCGGACTTATAGGGCCAAATGGCGCCGGGAAAACAACGCTATTTAACTTACTTACCGGGGTCATACCATCAGATAATGGTGAAATCATCTATGAAGGTGAAAACATAACTCATATGCCAACATACTTAAGAAGCGTGAGAGGCCTCGCTCGAACATTCCAAGCTATAAGAATATTCCCTGAGCTAACAACGCTTGAAAACGTACTCGTAGCGCTCAAAGGGAATCAGCAAAGTTTAATGCAAATGTTCGGAAATCAAAAAAAAGAGCAAGAACGTCTTATAGATGAAGCGCATGAACTTCTAAAGAAAGTCGACTTAAATGTGAAGGCAAACTGTAAGGCCGGCGACCTATCTTATGGACAACAAAAACTACTTGAAATTATAAGAGCGGTTGCACAAGGTGGAGAATTCATCATGCTTGATGAGCCGGCCGCCGGAGTAAATCCAAATATGCTTAACAAAATAATAGATGTTATCCGTGAACTTCACAAAGAAGGGCGAACATTTCTCATAATAGAACATGATATGGGATTTATCATGAATATTTCAGACAAAGTGGTAGTCCTGGACTTCGGCCACATAATCGCAGAAGGCAAGCCCTCAGATATTCAAAAAAACAAAAAAGTACTCGAAGCATACCTCGGTAAATAATTATAAAATATGTTAGAAATAAACGACATCACAGCAGGTTACGGGGACGGCCCTATCATCATCAAAAACATTTCAATGAATGTGAAGGAAGGTGAAATAGTCACAATAATCGGGCCAAATGGCGCAGGGAAATCAACCGTGCTTCGCTCAATTTTTGGTATAACAAAAATTCACAATGGAAATATAAATTTTTATAATGAAGATATAACAAAGGTTCGCACAGAAGACACAGTTGAGAGAGGAATATGTTATGTTCCACAAGGTAGAAGTATTTTCCGGTCTATGACTGTTGAAGAAAATCTCGAAATCGGAGCTTATATCAGAGATGACAAAAAGTATGTGAAGCAAAAGATGGAAGAAATGTACGGGAAATTCCCAAAACTTTATGATAGGCGTAAGCAGAAAACCCGTCAGCTCTCCGGTGGTGAACAACAGATGGTATCAATCGCACGTGCCCTCATGCTAGAACCGGAGCTACTCATGCTGGATGAGCCATCCCTCGGGCTCGCACCAAAAATCATACAAGATGTATTTAAAATGTTATTACAAATAAAAAAACATGGGACTGCAATCTTGATGGTCGAACAAAACGCAAAAGCCGCACTGGAAATTTCAGATCGAGGGTATGTACTGGAACTTGGTGAAAAACGCCTAGAGGGAGAAGGTACAAAACTTCTGAGTGACAAAAAAGTCGGAGAGCTGTATCTTGGAAAACGCTCTTAAAAGAATAAAATGCTGCACAACCTGGTAAAATCATATAAAGACAAAAAAGGGGAAGTCGACTTTTGGCTTGAAGATTTGCGAAATAAAGTAAAAGGCCCTATTTACAATTCTGTCGACCTACGAAATAGTGGATTCAAAATAGCCGCTATAGATACAAACATTTTCCCGGCAGGATTTAACAATCTATGCCCAAATTATTCAAAAGAAACGGGAATACTATTTAAGGCACATATAAATAAATATTATCCAAATGTTAAGAACATAATTATTTTCCCTGAAGGTCATACAAAAAACACCTATTATCTAGAAAATGTAAGAAAGCTACAAAATATAATAAAAGAACATGGATTTAGAATTTATGTGGCACATTATGATTCGGAAATAGCTGGCACCCATACTACTGCGGCGAGCGAAGAACTCATTATCCATGAATTCAAAAAAGAAAATGACATTATTTTTATAAATAGCCCTGAAACTTTTATCCCGGATATTATCCTCACAAATAATGATTTCTCAGGAGGTATCCCGGAGATATTAAAAAACGTAAAAATTCCAATACTTCCAAATCCAAATCTAGGTTGGTTTCAAAGATCCAAATATGGACACCAGAAACATTATGAAATATTAATCGAAGAATTTGCAAAACTACTCGATGTAGATTCATGGTTCTTCAGCCCCATAACTATAAAAATAGAAAACGTGAATTTTCAAACAAAAGAAGGATTTGAAAAAATAGCAAAAGCGATAGAAGAATTACTCAAACAAATACAAGCAAAATATAATCAACATAACATAAAAGAAACTCCATATGTATTTATAAAAAATGATTCCGGAACATATGGGATTGCGATACACCACGTCGAAAAGCCTGAGGAAATAATTGAGATGAATCGGAAAACGCGAAATAAACTTTCAATCGGGAAAGACAAGAAAGCTGTGACAGATATTATTATTCAAGAAGGTATCCCAACTGTTGAAAGATTCAAAGGATTAACCGGTGAACCTGTTATTTATCTGGTTGGCAATAACGCCACTGGTGGTTTTTTCCGACTCAATGAAGACAAAGATGAAAAAGGTAATTTAAATACCGGTGGAATGAGGTTTACCAAATTATGCTTCCATGAAATGTTAGGCTATGAAAACAACTCCACAGATTGTGATATAGAATGTTTAGAAGAGTTGTATTTCAAAATTGCAGAAATCGCATCAATAGCCTCAGGTATGGAAATGCTAGAGCTCGAGAAAGACATAACCAAATAACAATGCTAATAACTTTTATAATAAATCCGATTAAAAAACTTCATCCGAAAGATGGGAGTATGGAGCTTGCAAGAGTAGCATGCGAAAGAGGTCACGAAGTAATACTTATCGAAGAAGGTGATATCAGATATGAAACTGAAGAAATACTTTCAGAATTCTATAATTTCCCAAACTTAAAAAAAGAGAACTCTCTGTTTGATCTTTCAAAAAGTGACGTCATTATGATGAGACTCGACCCACCATTCAATTTAAATTACGTGTATCACACATACATATTAGACAAGCTTAAAAAGTTAAATTCAAAAATAAAAATCATAAATCCACCGGGAATGTTACGTTCATGGAACGAGAAAATGGCTATATTGAATTTTCCAAAGCTAATACCTCCAACCATGGTTGCAAAAAAAACAGATGAAATATTGAGTTTCTCTCATAAATACGCACATGGGATAATTTTAAAACCTTTAAATGAAAAAGGTGGAAGTGGAATAACCTGGCTAAAACCGGATGACACACATCAAGAAAAATTAAAAAAAATAGCTACAATAACAAAGAGAGAAAAAGAATTTATAATGGTACAAGAATATCTAAAAGAAGCATGCGAAGGGGATAAAAGAATAACGGTTGTAAATGGTAAAATTATCAACTGCATACTCCGAGTACCAAAAAAAGATGACTTCCGAGGAAACATATCTCAAGGGGCGACCGGCCATCCATCAACCGTGACTGAAAAAGAATTGAAAGCTGTAAAAATCATTATAAAAGAACTTAAAAAACAAAAAATATTCTTTGCCGGACTCGATTTTATCGGAGAGAGATTAACTGAATTAAATATCACAAGCCCAATTGTAGGATTTACAATCTTCAAAGGCAGCGGTGAAAAAATAATCAAAGAACTTGAGAAAATTTAAAACATATACATAAATGAGATTTCGTACATTTTCTCTTTTAATAAAACAGTCCTGCCAAGATGCATTTGTATATCGAGCAGAGATCTATATGCAAATAATTGCTTGGTTTATAAGTTTCTTACTTTATTTTTATTTATGGAGAGCGATATTTGCGAGTAACGCAAATATCGGAACTTACACCATAACCACGATGTTAACATACTTTTTTTTGGTACAAGTTATGCGAAATTTACTTTTCTCATATTATGGATTCGTAATAAATAGCGACATTCAAAATGGAGACATGGCAAACTTAATGACTAAACCAATTTCATTATTGCCATATTATTATGCTCTTGAGATAGGTAGAAACTTAGTAAAATTCTTAATAAGTATTATTTCAAATGTGTTTATATTAGCGTTGTTTTGGCAATTCTTTGATTTTTCCACAATTTCAGCCGGATCAATCTTACTTGGATTGCTTGCAGCAATCCCAGCCCATTTCATAAATTACTGCTTCGTAAGCATGATTGGATGCTTAGCTTTTTGGCTCACTGACGCAAATAGATTAATATTCTTTTATTTCGCATTAACAACACTCGCTGCGGGATGGATAGTACCAATAGATCTTTTCCCGGAACCATTTCAAACAATCCTCATGTATACTCCATTTCCATATGCATTTTATTTCCCAATAAAATTAGCTCAAGGCCTACTGACTTCATCTGAAATCATCAGAGGTTTTACAATGCAAATAACATTCTCAATTTTACTGGGATCACTTCTTTCACTTGAAATCAAACGAGGACTCAAACACTTCGAAGGTGTCGGCCGCTAATAAAATACATATGTTCAAAAAAATTATACACAATTCGAAGATCTCCCTATGCCTCTGCTCCATGAATATCAAAATGGTACTCATATATAGAAAGAGTTTTTATATAAGCTTCATCGCAATTATGTTCTGGATGGCAACTTACACAGCCTTAATCGAAGTGATATATGGGCATACAAATGAAATAGCTGGATGGAGCAAAGGAGAAATACTTATTATCCTATCTTTTTATTATTTCATAACGAGCATTGCAAACTTCTTATTTCGTGAGAATTTCGAGGATTTCGGCAACAAAATGCGACGTGGATTTTTGGATCAATATTTAACAAAGCCTGCAATGTTCCAAATCCAATGCTTTTTTGCGAAAATGAGATTCGACCAAATCAGCTCTCCAATAATAGTATTATTTTTATTTTGGTATGGAGCTTCACTACTCACAGAACCACTTCTTTTACAAAATATAATCATAGGATTTCTTTATGCAATTCTTTCTGTGGCATTTTTCTATCATTTCTTACTGCTGGTTGCGACATCAACATTTTATCTGGAAAAAGCTGACACACTCGGGTCTATAATGTGGAACTTATCGCAAGTAGGTAGATATCCAAGACAGATTTTTACCGGATTTGGTAAAGTATTTTTCGAATTCGTCTTTCCTATTGCCCTCATGACATCAATTCCGGCAGAAATATTCGTAGGATTTGAAACGTCAAAAATGCATTTCTTTTTCTTCGTAATAGTACTTGGATTCTGTATACTCGCACAGGCAGTATTTAAAATAGGATTAAGAAAATATTCTTCTGCTAATTAAACAACGATAAAAATATGCAAAACAACCACACAATAATCAAAGTAAAAAATATAAAAAAATCTTTTGAATACTTCAAAAAAGAACAAGGATTAATAGGTTCAATAAAATCGTTATTTTCACGTGAAAAATTATATGCACATGCAGTAGATGATGTAAGTTTTGAAATACAAAAAGGAGAATTCATAGGGTTTATAGGCCCAAATGGAGCGGGTAAAACTACCACCCTAAAAATGCTTGCAGGGATTTTATGTCCAACTTCAGGAGCCATAGAAATCAATGGATTCAATCCATGGGATAGAAAACCTGAATTTCAAAAAAAATTTGGATTAATTATGGGACAGAAAAATCAACTTTGGTGGGACCTCCCTCCAATTGAGAGTTATATGCTTTTCAAAGAAATATATGAAATACCGGAAGCGAAATTCAAAAAAAACCTGGATTACTTAGTTGAATTATTGGACATAAAGGAGATCTTAGAGGTTCAAGTACGCAAGATGAGCCTCGGGCAACGTATGAAATGTGAACTCGCAGGAGCCCTACTCCATGATCCGGATATACTATTTCTAGATGAGCCAACCATAGGTCTCGATGTCGTATCTCAATCAAACATAAGAGAATTTTTAAAAAAATATAATGAGGAAAGAGGCGCTACCATCATACTTACCTCACATTACATGGAAGATATCAAAAGACTCTCAAAGCGTATGATTATGATAGATAAAGGTAAAATCATGTATGATGGATCATTCAAAAAATTCACCGAAGAATATACAAGGAATAGAGTTATAGAAGCGTCATTCACATCTGATATACAAGAAAAAGATCTTGGGCAATACGGAGAGATAATCAAATACAAACCACTAAAGGTGCAGATCTCAGTACCAAAAGAGCACATTACAAAAACTATGGGAAGAATACTAAACGAGCTCCCTGTAGAGAATATTGCTATTCACGACAAGGAGCTCGAAGAAATTATAAGAGAACTTTTTTAGGCTATTTCACATAAGCCTCCCACGCATCATTTTGTATAACGATACGATTTACAAGTGTTATCGCTTCTGCACGAGTTATAGAGGCATCCGGTTTTACAGATCCATCCACGTAACCACGTACATATTGCAAACGTCTTGCCGTCTCAATAAACTTAGTAGCCCAGTGACCACTCGTATCAGAGAATAAACTTGATTTATAGTTGCCAACTTCTTCATCTACAGCGATAAGTAAAACTTTCAAAGCTTCTGCACGAGTTAGTTCGTTAGCAGGTCCAAAGTTATTATCCGCATAACCATTTATAAATCCTTTAAGTTTTGCCGTATATACATAACGTGCGAACCATGCTATCTTCTCAACGTCAGGGAATGGTTTATTTGGAGATACGGAAGGCACATCCACGCAAAGCGCCTTAAGAACAATTGTTATAAACTCTGCTCTATTGATAGGTTTATCAGGATAGAATTTATTTCCTACGTAACCGTCAACAATAGATAATTGATAAGCTTCATTCGCACTATCTTTTACCCAATGTGAAGAAACATCTGAAAATACACCTGATCTCTCAACATAACACGATGCAAGTACTGCGTCAGGCTCTCCATCACTTGATTCAAGTGCTACATCAACAAATGTAGATGGCGTGTGAAGTGTGCTAAATGGAAGCGTATATCCACCGCCGCCACCCCCACCGCCTCCAGAAGAGCTACCTCCTCCGCCGCCACCACCTCCACTTGGAGGAGTCACGATAGCTACGGCCTCACAAGCATCACCTATTCCATCAGAATCACTATCAGTCTGACTAGTATTTGGAATAGTCATACAATTATCTTCATCATCAGCAACGCCATCTCCATCTGTATCTACTACTGGGTCTGGCTCTGGGTCTGGCTCTGGGTCTGGCTCTACAGGTGTATCATCGGAGTCACATACATCACCAAGACCATCATGATCTGCATCAAGCTGATTATCATTCGCAATTAAAGGACAATTATCAGTTGCATCTGGCTCACCATCTCCATCTGTATCTACTACTGCATCTGGATCACCAGGAGACGGTACGGTGAATTCAGCAACATAACAGTTATTATCTTCACCACCTGCACCTTCATCAATTGCATTTGTCCAATCAAGACATACATCATATTCATAATCTCCAGGCATTAAATTTAAACCATCAAATCTAATTTTGCCAGAACTACCTGGGGCATAGAAGGCGGCGGTCTCACGCATATTTCCATCTACCAATGTGAATGTTACAACATCCTCAGGAGCTCCATCCGGAATTTCAATACCATCCATATGAGCCATCAATGCAGAAAAATCGGTAGACCTGTAATCAGCATTGCCATCACCAACGTTTTTAATGTTTAATACAACTTCATTATATTTCCAGCTATAAGTTACATCTACAAATTGAAGATCAGGAGTTTCAACTTCTGTATCCACAGGTGCATCCGGCTCATCAGGAGACGGTACGGTGAATTCAGCAACATAACAGTTATTATCTTCACCACCTAATTCACCTTCATCAATTACATCTGTCAAATCAAGACATACTTTATATTCATAATCTCCAGGAATTAAATCTGAAGCATCAAATCTAATTTTGCCAGAACTACCTGGGGCATAGAAGGCAGCCGCTCCCATAGCACCCTCTACCAATGTGAATGTTACGTCCGCAGGAGCTTCAGCCGGAATGTCAAGACCCCCCATATGAGCCATCAATGGAGAAGAAGTGTCAGGCCTGTA
Encoded proteins:
- a CDS encoding branched-chain amino acid ABC transporter permease — translated: MLDILPQLIMNGLIAGAIYSLASLGLNLIFGVLGFVNFAYGDMIMVGSYLFFVFLVMLKMPLVVSALLATISLIIIAFIIEKITFRPVRDKNPISALIISVGVGFALRSIIEMIFKGNMRIYTDQVHEGRGLMHGLIRVTDNQIMIIVTSIICMIGLFVFLKKTKTGKAIRAVSDSRQVSEILGININKHILIVFALSAILACVAGILLGYENYLQPTRGVSIGIKAFSAIILGGVGSLPGGLIGGFTIGLAENILPGLGLVSTGYKDSIAFFILIIVMLVKPRGIFGISKSEDTRKE
- a CDS encoding branched-chain amino acid ABC transporter permease — translated: MNYYLTVITFATIFTILSQSYNLILGYAGQFHLGHVAFFGIGAYTFGILTVKAGFPIIPAMVAAGLIAGIFGVFLGKISLPFKSHYLVIVTYGFNEIIKSIELNWSELTNGALGILGVPRPEIFGYTLNDSLSFLLFVILVAALCHYIIYRIIKSPYGLLLEAVREDEIATETIGRNTVRTKIEAMTVSAIFAGVAGALFAMQLSIVVPEDYGLNTVIFVLLMLLLGGRGSFWGGGIIGPFLLYMIFEPLRFLNLPESILGSLRMLIYAILFISIMLYRPQGILGRKAIHLKCIKEDRT
- a CDS encoding ABC transporter ATP-binding protein, producing MHALEINNLNKHFGGLKAVDDCTFKVEPNTIVGLIGPNGAGKTTLFNLLTGVIPSDNGEIIYEGENITHMPTYLRSVRGLARTFQAIRIFPELTTLENVLVALKGNQQSLMQMFGNQKKEQERLIDEAHELLKKVDLNVKANCKAGDLSYGQQKLLEIIRAVAQGGEFIMLDEPAAGVNPNMLNKIIDVIRELHKEGRTFLIIEHDMGFIMNISDKVVVLDFGHIIAEGKPSDIQKNKKVLEAYLGK
- a CDS encoding ABC transporter ATP-binding protein, giving the protein MLEINDITAGYGDGPIIIKNISMNVKEGEIVTIIGPNGAGKSTVLRSIFGITKIHNGNINFYNEDITKVRTEDTVERGICYVPQGRSIFRSMTVEENLEIGAYIRDDKKYVKQKMEEMYGKFPKLYDRRKQKTRQLSGGEQQMVSIARALMLEPELLMLDEPSLGLAPKIIQDVFKMLLQIKKHGTAILMVEQNAKAALEISDRGYVLELGEKRLEGEGTKLLSDKKVGELYLGKRS
- the gshA gene encoding glutamate--cysteine ligase; protein product: MLHNLVKSYKDKKGEVDFWLEDLRNKVKGPIYNSVDLRNSGFKIAAIDTNIFPAGFNNLCPNYSKETGILFKAHINKYYPNVKNIIIFPEGHTKNTYYLENVRKLQNIIKEHGFRIYVAHYDSEIAGTHTTAASEELIIHEFKKENDIIFINSPETFIPDIILTNNDFSGGIPEILKNVKIPILPNPNLGWFQRSKYGHQKHYEILIEEFAKLLDVDSWFFSPITIKIENVNFQTKEGFEKIAKAIEELLKQIQAKYNQHNIKETPYVFIKNDSGTYGIAIHHVEKPEEIIEMNRKTRNKLSIGKDKKAVTDIIIQEGIPTVERFKGLTGEPVIYLVGNNATGGFFRLNEDKDEKGNLNTGGMRFTKLCFHEMLGYENNSTDCDIECLEELYFKIAEIASIASGMEMLELEKDITK
- a CDS encoding ABC-2 family transporter protein, which encodes MQIIAWFISFLLYFYLWRAIFASNANIGTYTITTMLTYFFLVQVMRNLLFSYYGFVINSDIQNGDMANLMTKPISLLPYYYALEIGRNLVKFLISIISNVFILALFWQFFDFSTISAGSILLGLLAAIPAHFINYCFVSMIGCLAFWLTDANRLIFFYFALTTLAAGWIVPIDLFPEPFQTILMYTPFPYAFYFPIKLAQGLLTSSEIIRGFTMQITFSILLGSLLSLEIKRGLKHFEGVGR
- a CDS encoding ABC-2 family transporter protein: MNIKMVLIYRKSFYISFIAIMFWMATYTALIEVIYGHTNEIAGWSKGEILIILSFYYFITSIANFLFRENFEDFGNKMRRGFLDQYLTKPAMFQIQCFFAKMRFDQISSPIIVLFLFWYGASLLTEPLLLQNIIIGFLYAILSVAFFYHFLLLVATSTFYLEKADTLGSIMWNLSQVGRYPRQIFTGFGKVFFEFVFPIALMTSIPAEIFVGFETSKMHFFFFVIVLGFCILAQAVFKIGLRKYSSAN
- a CDS encoding ABC transporter ATP-binding protein produces the protein MQNNHTIIKVKNIKKSFEYFKKEQGLIGSIKSLFSREKLYAHAVDDVSFEIQKGEFIGFIGPNGAGKTTTLKMLAGILCPTSGAIEINGFNPWDRKPEFQKKFGLIMGQKNQLWWDLPPIESYMLFKEIYEIPEAKFKKNLDYLVELLDIKEILEVQVRKMSLGQRMKCELAGALLHDPDILFLDEPTIGLDVVSQSNIREFLKKYNEERGATIILTSHYMEDIKRLSKRMIMIDKGKIMYDGSFKKFTEEYTRNRVIEASFTSDIQEKDLGQYGEIIKYKPLKVQISVPKEHITKTMGRILNELPVENIAIHDKELEEIIRELF
- a CDS encoding S-layer homology domain-containing protein; this encodes MDNTQLPDTGQPPVEGGQNPSSNVFDEGAINVDQSTLTPTGTDSTYEISTAEVKPDLMQSSNNGKDPEPPKKSRLGIYVGAFASVFILVTVVYFSMNGGFKQLTGSVPPPAPDADADTDGDGLIDEKEAVFGSNPLISDTDGDGLSDFVEYNGETDPNNPCDPDPGNAACPAVPTVGTPDLQFVDVAYDADTEEVVLKIKNIGDGNADYRPGTSSPLMAHMGGIDIPDGAPDDVTFKLVDGDINDAAFYEPGSSGKIGFDASDLIPGDYEYNVCLDLTDVIDEGAGGEGAGGEDNNCDIVKFIVPSSGEPEPVVETPDLQFVDVTYSWKYNEVVLNIENVGDGNADYRPDTSSPLMAHMGGLDIPAEAPADVTFTLVEGAMGAAAFYAPGSSGKIRFDASDLIPGDYEYKVCLDLTDVIDEGELGGEDNNCYVAEFTVPSPDEPDAPVDTEVETPDLQFVDVTYSWKYNEVVLNIKNVGDGNADYRSTDFSALMAHMDGIEIPDGAPEDVVTFTLVDGNMRETAAFYAPGSSGKIRFDGLNLMPGDYEYDVCLDWTNAIDEGAGGEDNNCYVAEFTVPSPGDPDAVVDTDGDGEPDATDNCPLIANDNQLDADHDGLGDVCDSDDTPVEPDPEPDPEPDPVVDTDGDGVADDEDNCMTIPNTSQTDSDSDGIGDACEAVAIVTPPSGGGGGGGGSSSGGGGGGGGGYTLPFSTLHTPSTFVDVALESSDGEPDAVLASCYVERSGVFSDVSSHWVKDSANEAYQLSIVDGYVGNKFYPDKPINRAEFITIVLKALCVDVPSVSPNKPFPDVEKIAWFARYVYTAKLKGFINGYADNNFGPANELTRAEALKVLLIAVDEEVGNYKSSLFSDTSGHWATKFIETARRLQYVRGYVDGSVKPDASITRAEAITLVNRIVIQNDAWEAYVK